The Tenacibaculum jejuense genome includes a window with the following:
- a CDS encoding RagB/SusD family nutrient uptake outer membrane protein: MNIKNNIKKVLFFASITIFMWSCTEDLNIIPNDDQTTLSEELFKDEDAYKEVLAGIYANFSLTGTDGAESSNLDGLDAGTSQYGRTLLYLQTLAADQMIWSYENDQGVAEIQRNTWNAQNPIILGMYERARASVNFVNNFLNETTPEKLDSRNVSDATRQEIVNFRAEARLVRALAYYHLMDLFGKVSFSDENSIVNTPPEEASRSELFTFIESELKAIEADLIDPRQNEYGRADKAVAWMILAKIYLNAEVYIGSDRYTECIEYCNKILTAGYTLAPNYLDLFKADNDQGAARNEIIFAFISDGSLTQNFGPTTVMTNGAVGSIEKNGDALGVTTEGWGGALRVRAQFANLFNGGAFITDTRNTLTKAGRTVTITDIADRDSGFILAKYSNITSAGVAGGNQTFVDTDFPLFRLADVNLMYAEAVLRGGSGGSIGEAIKLVNDLRTRANNPQAITATDLTLDFVIDERARELHWEAHRRQDLIRFNRFTGGNYNWAWKGNATNGIALPNHFDLYPIPASALAPNPNLTQNPGY; encoded by the coding sequence ATGAACATCAAAAACAATATTAAAAAGGTATTATTTTTTGCATCGATTACAATATTCATGTGGTCATGTACAGAAGATTTAAATATCATACCTAATGATGATCAAACAACTTTAAGTGAAGAGTTATTTAAAGATGAAGATGCCTATAAAGAGGTTTTAGCTGGTATATATGCTAATTTTTCGTTAACAGGTACAGATGGAGCTGAATCTTCTAATTTAGATGGTTTAGATGCAGGAACAAGCCAATATGGTCGTACATTATTGTATTTACAAACGCTTGCTGCAGATCAAATGATATGGTCTTACGAAAATGATCAGGGAGTTGCAGAAATTCAACGTAATACTTGGAATGCTCAAAATCCTATTATTTTAGGGATGTACGAAAGAGCTCGTGCTTCTGTAAATTTTGTAAATAATTTTTTAAATGAAACTACTCCTGAAAAGTTAGATTCTAGAAATGTTTCAGATGCTACGCGTCAAGAAATTGTAAACTTTAGAGCTGAAGCAAGATTAGTAAGAGCTTTAGCTTACTATCACTTAATGGATTTATTTGGAAAAGTTTCTTTTTCTGATGAAAATTCAATAGTAAATACTCCTCCAGAAGAAGCTTCAAGAAGTGAATTATTTACTTTTATCGAAAGTGAATTAAAGGCTATTGAAGCTGATTTAATAGATCCAAGACAGAACGAATATGGTAGAGCTGACAAAGCTGTTGCTTGGATGATTTTAGCAAAAATTTATTTGAATGCTGAAGTGTATATTGGTAGTGACCGTTACACAGAATGTATCGAATATTGTAATAAAATTTTAACTGCTGGATATACTTTAGCTCCGAATTATTTAGATTTATTTAAAGCAGATAACGACCAAGGAGCTGCAAGAAATGAAATCATTTTTGCTTTTATTTCTGATGGATCGCTAACTCAAAATTTTGGACCAACTACAGTTATGACTAATGGTGCGGTTGGAAGTATTGAGAAAAACGGAGATGCTCTTGGTGTTACTACTGAAGGTTGGGGTGGTGCATTACGTGTAAGAGCTCAATTTGCAAATCTATTTAACGGAGGCGCATTTATAACCGATACTAGAAATACATTAACAAAAGCAGGTAGAACTGTTACTATTACTGATATAGCTGATAGAGATTCTGGTTTTATTTTAGCTAAGTATTCTAATATTACTTCAGCTGGAGTTGCTGGTGGTAACCAAACTTTTGTTGATACAGATTTTCCTTTATTTAGACTAGCAGATGTAAATTTAATGTATGCAGAAGCTGTATTAAGAGGTGGTTCTGGTGGTTCAATAGGTGAAGCTATCAAATTAGTGAATGATCTAAGAACAAGAGCTAATAATCCACAAGCAATTACAGCTACAGATCTTACATTAGATTTTGTTATTGATGAAAGAGCTAGAGAACTACACTGGGAAGCACACAGAAGACAAGATTTAATCCGTTTTAACCGCTTTACAGGAGGTAATTACAATTGGGCTTGGAAAGGAAATGCTACAAATGGTATTGCACTACCAAATCATTTCGACTTGTACCCTATTCCTGCAAGTGCTTTAGCACCAAACCCTAATTTAACACAAAATCCAGGTTACTAA